The Haloimpatiens massiliensis genome contains a region encoding:
- the mfd gene encoding transcription-repair coupling factor, which yields MKLKGLMKPLKENDKFKRILTSIEEKRVPVEVYGIADSSRSYFINGIYDELNTNILILTHSDIEARNLYEDMCFYTNNVYYFPAKETVFYNIYALSGDLRWERLKVIREMLKRSKKIIITTVEAIASVYTPVELFKKYTLKYSTGGNLDLKEFIKKLVESGYDRTPSVDGKGQFCLRGGIIDVYPPTVSAPYRIELFGDEIDSIRTFNLETQRSIEKVNSIEIFPAREVIITSEDLDRGYEEILKDLENAKSNFKSKELKENLENLIKSTNKNLEYLKETWKFDNIEGFIPYFYEKKSSLLDYINNPFIILEDAQRCMGKLDSVYFEFEEDYKNFYQRASILPRQWDLLFTKEESIQLLKNNLFISIDSIRKPSNIIKYSKEVDFFAATLSNYHGQLDFLIDDIRDKKSKGYTTVILSGTKTRGQRLVNTLREMGIESFYSEDIDEIKLSQVIITSGSLLKGFQFDEVKLCIISDKEVFGESKRKLKRKKVKGKGVSKIKSFSELRLGDYVVHANHGIGVYKGIKQLDVQGHKKDYLELEYDKDDKLYVPVEQLDLVQKYIGSEGKAPKINKLSSNEWNKTKSKVKKSINDIAEELIKLYAIRSTVKGHKYSKDTVWQKQFEDEFPFEETPDQITAIEDIKCDLQSDKPMDRLLCGDVGYGKTEVALRAAFKVVMEGKQVAFLVPTTILAEQHYNNLIRRFSDFPIKIDMISRFRTTAQQKNTLKSVREGNVDILIGTHRILQKDVKFKELGLLIVDEEQRFGVTHKEKIKEMKKNVDVLTLTATPIPRTLHMSLTGVRDISVIETPPEDRYPVQTYVVEFNEQLMRDAIIKEISREGQVFFVYNRVKNIKDMAGYLSKLVPEASIGIAHGQMTERELEQVMMDFMDGKINLLICTTIIETGIDIQNVNTMIIYDADKMGLSQLYQLRGRVGRSNKIAYAYFTYRKDKVLTEVAEKRLKAIKDFTELGSGFKIAMRDLEIRGAGNMMGSAQHGHMAAVGYDLYCRMLEETVKQLRGDIEKEKVETDIKVNVDAYIPGTYIKDETQKIEIYKKIAAIESYDDMMDVQEEIEDRYSDIPEAVNNLIDISYSRALGSRYGIEEIIDQKEELLFRFHSKRYFNQELVKNIIDKYGKNIIFKLGEKPAVAYKLEGMKRQKIVKIMKDVVQFISKLVENH from the coding sequence ATGAAATTAAAAGGGCTCATGAAGCCTTTAAAAGAAAATGACAAATTTAAAAGAATACTTACTAGCATAGAAGAGAAGAGAGTTCCTGTAGAGGTATATGGAATAGCTGATTCTAGCAGAAGCTATTTTATAAATGGCATATATGATGAACTTAATACAAATATTTTGATATTAACTCATAGTGATATAGAGGCAAGAAATTTATATGAAGATATGTGTTTCTATACCAATAATGTATATTATTTTCCAGCAAAGGAAACAGTATTTTATAATATATATGCACTGTCAGGAGATTTAAGATGGGAAAGATTGAAAGTAATAAGAGAAATGCTGAAGAGGAGCAAGAAGATAATAATCACTACAGTGGAAGCAATAGCATCAGTATATACTCCAGTGGAATTATTTAAAAAGTATACTTTAAAATATTCTACTGGAGGCAATTTAGATTTAAAAGAATTTATAAAAAAGTTAGTAGAAAGCGGATATGATAGGACTCCATCAGTAGATGGAAAAGGTCAATTTTGTTTAAGGGGAGGTATAATAGATGTATACCCTCCAACAGTATCAGCACCATATAGAATAGAACTTTTTGGAGATGAAATAGACTCCATAAGAACCTTTAATTTAGAGACTCAAAGAAGTATAGAAAAGGTGAACTCTATAGAAATATTTCCAGCTAGAGAGGTAATAATTACTTCAGAGGATTTAGATAGAGGGTATGAAGAAATTTTAAAAGATTTAGAAAATGCAAAGAGTAATTTTAAAAGTAAAGAACTAAAGGAAAATCTAGAGAATTTAATTAAAAGTACAAATAAAAATCTAGAATATTTAAAGGAAACGTGGAAATTCGATAATATTGAAGGATTCATACCGTACTTTTACGAAAAAAAATCTTCTTTACTGGATTATATAAATAATCCGTTTATAATATTAGAAGATGCTCAGAGATGCATGGGTAAGCTAGATAGTGTATATTTTGAATTTGAAGAAGATTATAAAAACTTTTATCAAAGGGCAAGCATACTTCCTAGACAATGGGACTTACTGTTTACTAAAGAAGAGAGTATTCAGCTTTTAAAGAACAACTTGTTTATAAGTATAGACTCCATCAGAAAACCAAGTAATATCATAAAGTACAGTAAAGAAGTAGATTTTTTTGCTGCAACTTTAAGTAATTATCATGGACAACTAGATTTTTTGATAGATGATATAAGGGATAAAAAAAGTAAGGGGTACACTACTGTAATATTATCAGGAACTAAGACTAGAGGACAAAGGTTGGTAAATACTTTAAGAGAAATGGGTATAGAAAGTTTTTATAGTGAGGATATAGATGAAATAAAGTTATCGCAAGTTATTATTACTTCTGGAAGCCTTTTGAAAGGTTTTCAATTTGATGAAGTAAAGTTATGTATTATATCTGATAAGGAAGTTTTTGGTGAATCTAAAAGAAAATTAAAAAGAAAAAAGGTAAAAGGTAAAGGTGTTAGTAAGATAAAGAGTTTTTCAGAACTAAGGTTAGGAGACTATGTAGTACATGCCAATCATGGTATTGGTGTATATAAAGGCATAAAACAATTAGATGTTCAAGGGCACAAAAAGGATTACTTAGAATTAGAGTATGATAAGGATGATAAACTTTATGTGCCAGTTGAACAACTGGATCTTGTGCAGAAATATATAGGTAGTGAAGGAAAGGCACCAAAAATAAATAAGTTAAGTAGTAATGAATGGAATAAAACTAAGAGTAAGGTTAAAAAATCTATAAATGATATAGCGGAAGAGCTTATTAAGCTTTATGCCATAAGGTCTACTGTAAAAGGACATAAATATAGTAAAGATACAGTATGGCAAAAACAATTTGAAGATGAATTTCCTTTTGAGGAAACTCCAGACCAAATTACTGCAATAGAAGATATAAAATGTGATCTACAATCTGATAAACCAATGGACAGACTTCTTTGTGGTGATGTGGGCTATGGTAAAACTGAGGTAGCGTTGAGAGCGGCATTTAAAGTAGTAATGGAAGGAAAACAAGTAGCTTTTTTAGTTCCTACAACTATATTGGCAGAACAACATTATAATAACCTTATAAGAAGATTTTCTGATTTTCCCATAAAAATAGATATGATAAGTAGATTTAGAACAACAGCACAACAAAAGAATACATTGAAAAGCGTGAGAGAAGGAAATGTGGATATATTAATAGGTACTCATAGAATCCTACAAAAGGATGTAAAGTTTAAAGAGCTTGGACTTTTAATTGTAGATGAGGAACAGAGATTTGGAGTTACTCATAAAGAAAAAATTAAAGAAATGAAGAAAAATGTAGATGTGTTGACTTTAACAGCTACACCAATACCTAGAACTTTGCATATGTCTTTAACAGGGGTTAGGGATATAAGTGTAATTGAAACTCCCCCAGAGGATAGATATCCTGTGCAAACTTATGTGGTAGAATTTAATGAACAACTAATGAGAGATGCTATCATAAAGGAAATAAGTAGGGAGGGGCAGGTTTTCTTTGTGTACAATAGGGTTAAGAATATAAAAGATATGGCAGGTTATTTAAGCAAACTGGTGCCAGAAGCTTCTATAGGAATAGCTCATGGACAGATGACAGAAAGAGAATTAGAGCAAGTTATGATGGATTTCATGGATGGCAAAATAAATTTATTAATTTGCACTACAATAATAGAAACTGGTATTGATATACAAAATGTAAATACTATGATTATATATGATGCGGATAAAATGGGTTTATCGCAATTATATCAATTGAGAGGAAGAGTAGGGCGTTCTAATAAGATAGCTTATGCTTACTTTACTTACAGAAAAGATAAAGTGCTAACAGAAGTAGCGGAAAAAAGATTAAAGGCCATTAAGGATTTCACAGAACTTGGTTCAGGATTTAAGATAGCTATGAGAGATTTAGAAATACGAGGTGCAGGCAATATGATGGGCTCTGCTCAACATGGTCATATGGCTGCAGTTGGTTATGATTTGTATTGCAGGATGCTAGAAGAAACGGTTAAACAATTAAGAGGAGACATAGAAAAGGAAAAAGTAGAAACAGATATTAAAGTAAATGTAGATGCTTATATACCTGGAACATATATAAAAGACGAAACTCAGAAGATAGAGATATATAAAAAGATAGCAGCAATAGAATCATATGATGATATGATGGATGTACAAGAAGAAATAGAAGACAGGTATTCTGACATACCAGAAGCGGTTAATAATTTAATTGACATATCATATAGCAGAGCTTTAGGAAGTAGATATGGAATAGAAGAAATAATAGATCAAAAGGAAGAATTGCTATTTAGATTTCATAGTAAAAGGTATTTTAATCAGGAACTTGTTAAAAACATCATAGATAAATATGGAAAAAATATAATATTTAAACTTGGTGAGAAACCTGCTGTAGCATATAAGTTAGAAGGAATGAAAAGACAAAAAATAGTAAAAATTATGAAAGATGTGGTCCAATTTATAAGTAAATTAGTTGAAAACCATTAG